In the Fusarium oxysporum f. sp. lycopersici 4287 chromosome 9, whole genome shotgun sequence genome, one interval contains:
- a CDS encoding hypothetical protein (At least one base has a quality score < 10) has protein sequence MSPPLLKTIRTLKDSTFEACVCISAHLKASASASVTAGNGAKADRNDLKSLTIELRLLGGTLYSLESLIVELSADNDTADSTLGITPSASGSENDPSQEWPIVDGYEILLTAIKSFHHLATSDGIKAARSSLHDIRSKLAFVLGISDTLEDISLRLTLLESEPLPQLLVQKEYDPEAIESPVQTPYDDEQGEARPEDVSAWLNILNSLENDREPAEYNKEITLVKSRRIIEPAYRIAAIRWPKYAEIYWQKLRPQVCSLFRMQKSYNFVQWVLEYARETYPRTFGTMALSPRCLLELTDALCDGSVLPLHIAAALGLPNLCRDLLSMGANVNQPGLLGTPLYCALVGSKVLITRTEPVSWSTLLVGNDSEIDQAATILLLVEKGADCTFHYSWKNATEEVSLAGLAFWTAMKTKHETIFTNIIKGFINASQGSTDIAKGGALDPSFCLLLQREPVVKRGLLHRTRFARLLTYIYDLTLVDIERESTEHNWLQELVARLMVHANIRLSPLADGKVDTLKDSNFAAVVRTAVLDFNVILVDRLIKDPRFYPNFKYDKEETLLHMAAESAQNEILDMLIQAGAEIRARDSSGRTPLMVCNEVSPMAKLILEHAAPTFDKDNGGRNVWHYFAATNEDDILRFLWDNDPYKIRNLNAVDEEGYTPLQSAFCHVEALQQSPKTSTAAAPFAAWFLLEKSQGYLRAEGNENLARWAVEWGNTGLVQQLFHLFPQANMNDELLLKSLNMSACPELVSLVLDRAGPSRPFADGTTAAETVITNVKLLKEGRLTSSPSSHPSCSPSMTRSAYMQLLTPEVLKSRDSTGRGIWLRFTQDVLPLLSRHSLEHPTNLYFLTSFICMAISCLVKAGALADYEKETKKWAVSCIATKGQESVSLPRWETWHIPFAAAILATWFDDKNLQDGELGIMGFFNEDEAAHLLSKAVSFRMSEFVKLLVQCGCNVHNPRRSLEGKSVFETFLADNQPLDVGMIRPLLCGTKPHQIRQQQHYTFTELVRVPDEAISVKILGQLIDCGMDVDGLEITPALPLRFPASSPSLLTIAICSKRILLARLLIERGADASLAPPNSISAYLLAAKLGYVVILEMIIEKVGSAEFPWLGVYEHMEDRDTYNALQFAAAGGHRDALTTLLEATPLADKITATSPRFGRTCAHLAAKAGSLDCVKILKRYSESLFSVRDLSGRTPLFLAIVGGNQELIQYMKDNLLDYDNPQDMVSRCQSHLMAKQPTSRKTPNQDN, from the exons ATGTCGCCTCCACTGTTGAAGACCATACGCACATTGAAGGATTCCACATTTGAAGCTTGTGTCTGCATCAGTGCACATCTGAAggcatctgcatctgcttCCGTAACAGCAGGGAACGGAGCCAAAGCTGACAGAAATGACCTCAAATCCCTGACCATCGAGTTAAGACTCCTTGGAGGCACACTTTATAGTCTTGAGTCCCTCATCGTTGAGTTATCTGCAGACAATGATACCGCCGATAGCACCCTGGGTATCACCCCTAGCGCCTCAGGATCCGAAAATGACCCTTCACAAGAGTGGCCAATTGTCGATGGGTATGAGATACTCCTCACTGCCATAAAGTCATTTCACCATCTCGCCACTTCTGATGGGATCAAAGCCGCCAGATCATCACTCCATGATATTCGATCCAAACTAGCCTTCGTGCTCGGAATCTCAGACACTCTCGAGGATATCTCACTTCGGCTCACCCTACTCGAATCAGAACCATTGCCCCAACTTCTGGTCCAGAAGGAATATGACCCAGAGGCTATCGAATCACCTGTACAGACCCCCTATGACGAtgaacaaggagaagcaagacCCGAAGATGTCTCTGCTTGGCTGAATATCCTTAATTCGCTTGAAAATGATCGCGAACCGGCAGAATACAACAAAGAGATCACATTAGTCAAGTCACGCCGCATAATAGAGCCAGCATATAGAATAGCGGCTATACGGTGGCCCAAATACGCAGAGATCTACTGGCAAAAACTTCGGCCCCAAGTCTGCTCCCTCTTCCGTATGCAAAAGTCGTACAACTTTGTACAGTGGGTTCTTGAGTATGCCAGGGAGACATACCCTCGAACATTCGGCACGATGGCCCTTTCGCCAAGATGTCTTCTCGAGCTAACTGATGCGCTCTGCGACGGATCTGTCTTACCGCTTCATATTGCTGCTGCCCTCGGGTTGCCTAATCTTTGCAGAGACCTTCTTTCAATGGGCGCCAACGTCAACCAACCCGGTCTTCTCGGCACGCCACTATATTGCGCCCTCGTAGGCAGCAAGGTTCTTATCACGCGTACGGAGCCAGTATCGTGGTCGACTCTCCTCGTTGGTAATGACTCTGAAATTGATCAGGCGGCAACTATCCTATTGCTTGTCGAGAAGGGTGCAGACTGCACGTTTCATTATTCTTGGAAAAATGCTACTGAAGAGGTATCACTAGCAGGCTTGGCGTTTTGGACTGCAATGAAGACCAAACATGAAACAATCTTTacaaacatcatcaaagGATTTATAAATGCCAGCCAGGGATCCACTGACATCGCTAAAGGAGGTGCGCTGGACCCTTCTTTTTGTCTCCTTTTACAGCGAGAGCCTGTAGTCAAGCGCGGTCTGCTTCATCGAACTCGGTTTGCCCGTTTGCTCACATACATCTATGATTTGACACTGGTCGACATCGAAAGGGAGTCCACAGAGCACAATTGGCTCCAAGAGCTGGTAGCTCGACTCATGGTGCACGCCAACATTAGGCTTTCCCCCTTGGCTGATGGAAAGGTGGACACATTGAAAGACAGCAACTTTGCGGCTGTCGTTAGGACTGCTGTTTTGGACTTCAATGTGATCTTGGTGGATCGTCTGATCAAAGACCCAAGATTCTATCCCAACTTCAAATACGATAAGGAGGAGACTCTTCTCCACATGGCTGCTGAATCTGCACAGAATGAGATTCTGGACATGCTGATTCAAGCTGGGGCCGAAATAAGAGCCAGAGATTCGAGTGGTCGCACACCACTCATGGTCTGTAATGAAGTTAGTCCTATGGCTAAGCTGATTCTCGAACACGCTGCACCGACTTTTGACAAGGATAATGGCGGCCGCAATGTTTGGCACTACTTCGCCGCTACTAACGAAGACGACATACTCAGATTCCTGTGGGACAACGATCCTTACAAGATCCGCAACTTGAACGCcgtcgatgaagaagggtATACGCCACTGCAGTCAGCGTTTTGTCACGTCGAGGCTCTTCAGCAGTCTCCCAAGACCTCCACGGCCGCCGCCCCGTTTGCAGCCTGGTTTCTGCTCGAGAAAAGTCAAGGGTATCTACGAGCGGAGGGCAACGAGAACCTGGCTCGATGGGCCGTCGAATGGGGCAATACGGGGCTTGTACAACAACTGTTCCATCTCTTTCCTCAGGCTAACATGAATGATGAATTACTCCTCAAGTCACTTAACATGTCGGCTTGCCCGGAGCTGGTCTCATTGGTACTTGACAGGGCTGGACCCTCTCGGCCATTCGCTGATGGCACAACGGCAGCAGAGACAGTCATCACAAACGTCAAGCTATTGAAGGAAGGTCGATTGACTAGTAGCCCATCGTCACACCCATCCTGCTCTCCAAGCATGACACGCAGCGCCTACATGCAGCTTCTTACGCCAGAAGTCCTCAAATCGCGAGACTCAACTGGACGAGGCATTTGGCTGCGGTTTACACAGGATGTCCTCCCATTGCTTAGCAGACATTCGCTTGAACATCCTACAAACCTCTATTTCCTCACCTCTTTCATATGCATGGCTATATCGTGCTTAGTGAAAGCCGGGGCCCTTGCAGATTACGAAAAGGAGACTAAAAAGTGGGCGGTCAGCTGTATAGCAACGAAAGGGCAGGAGTCTGTCAGTCTTCCGAGATGGGAGACATGGCACATCCCGTTTGCCGCCGCTATCTTGGCCACTTGGTTTGACGACAAAAATCTGCAGGACGGCGAGCTAGGGATCATGGGCTTTTTCAACGAAGACGAGGCGGCACATCTGCTATCGAAGGCCGTCAGCTTCCGCATGTCAGAATTCGTCAAGCTACTCGTTCAATGCGGCTGCAACGTGCACAATCCTCGGCGGAGCCTGGAAGGGAAATCGGTCTTTGAGACCTTCCTAGCTGATAACCAGCCCTTGGACGTTGGCATGATTCGACCCCTTCTCTGTGGCACGAAGCCACATCAGATTAGGCAGCAGCAACACTATACCTTCACGGAGCTCGTACGAGTACCCGATGAAGCGATTTCTGTGAAGATTTTAGGTCAGCTCATTGATTGCGGAATGGACGTTGACGGTTTGGAAATTACTCC TGCTTTACCATTGAGATTCCCCGCATCATCCCCGTCCTTGCTCACGATAGCGATCTGTTCAAAGAGGATCCTCCTGGCGCGATTGCTGATTGAACGAGGCGCAGATGCCTCTTTGGCGCCGCCAAATTCCATCAGTGCCTACCTTCTTGCCGCTAAGCTTGGATATGTGGTTATTCTTGAAATGATCATCGAGAAAGTCGGATCGGCAGAGTTTCCTTGGCTAGGCGTTTACGAACACATGGAGGATCGCGATACTTACAATGCCTTGCAGTTCGCGGCAGCCGGTGGGCATCGTGATGCCCTCACAACACTCTTAGAGGCCACACCTCTAGCTGACAAGATCACTGCTACTAGTCCACGATTTGGCAGAACATGCGCCCACCTCGCTGCAAAGGCTGGTTCCCTGGATTGTGTGAAGATATTGAAGAGATACTCGGAAAGTCTGTTCAGTGTGAGAGACCTGTCAGGAAGAACCCCTCTGTTCTTGGCAATCGTTGGTGGCAATCAAGAATTGATTCAGTATATGAAAGACAATTTGTTGGATTACGATAATCCCCAGGATATGG TGAGTCGCTGCCAGAGTCATCTCATGGCGAAGCAACCCACGAGCAGAAAAACTCCGAACCAAGACAACTAG
- a CDS encoding hypothetical protein (At least one base has a quality score < 10), with translation MATDIFIPPEKAHSFFKLCLDGYLKARMIWFHLPISPIQALFNSSRNSGHDIIEHQIRVLQIFINHLTEHAQVYWAKIRTFGLTAGFEFSADESMQKKVLRYALNLRKEVTSGNTGATHSTVLHDVIHCLARDGGHQFYGATTYHQVAKLLIKSGADVNAQDSELVTPLHLAAGYGQMDMVLSLLRAGANPNLLCAHGSSALERSLAHGDLQVTRCLLENGASPVTFYNIPFEAVHGDVDVLRQLIELGADPYEASPGTGSTLTSAISGGAEGMSFVLNGNFDFYRLAEQEPLLLSEILANRNLSPMELKAIIKRMPRKYRARLVNSEPEEKYTPACSVILDDDPKLLQVLLDVGLDIEREWHGKGTPLMFAASIGAFKCFKLLVRHGARLAYLTTGRRGEVIARSVTEAAKLYPRLLQWALIDRHYETKCLTQAAHNGPFVPIKPWSGRRKAAYKVSGCGDEIPELPTESTMDLLTRVARMKRGMRGRVLPVLLCDFVPGFAQF, from the exons ATGGCAACCGACATTTTTATCCCTCCAGAAAAAGCACACTCCTTCTTCAAACTGTGCTTAGATGGTTATTTGAAAGCGAGGATGATATGGTTCCATCTCCCAATCTCACCGATCCAAGCCCTTTTCAACTCCTCCCGGAATAGTGGCCATGATATTATTGAACATCAGATACGGGTACTTCAGATATTCATCAACCATCTAACTGAGCATGCTCAGGTATACTG GGCTAAGATTAGGACCTTTGGGCTTACTGCTGGGTTCGAGTTCTCTGCAGATGAGAGCATGCAAAAGAAAGTTCTACGTTACGCTCTGAACTTGAGAAAGGAGGTCACTTCGGGCAATACTGGCGCAACCCACAGTACGGTTCTGCATGATGTGATACATTGCCTTGCCAGAGATGGCGGCCATCAATTTTATGGCGCAACGACATATCACCAAGTGGCCAAACTCCTCATCAAAAGCGGAGCCGATGTCAATGCGCAAGACTCAGAACTCGTAACCCCCCTACACCTGGCTGCTGGCTATGGTCAAATGGATATGGTGTTGTCACTCTTGAGAGCGGGCGCCAACCCGAATCTTTTGTGTGCCCACGGCTCATCAGCCCTGGAGCGATCTCTCGCCCACGGCGACCTCCAAGTAACTCGCTGCCTATTGGAAAACGGCGCAAGCCCTGTGACATTCTACAACATTCCTTTCGAAGCGGTTCATGGCGATGTGGATGTCCTTCGCCAGTTGATTGAGCTTGGGGCGGATCCCTACGAGGCAAGCCCAGGCACCGGAAGTACTCTCACGAGTGCGATTTCTGGGGGTGCCGAGGGCATGTCATTTGTTCTGAACGGAAACTTTGACTTTTATCGACTTGCAGAACAGGAACCGCTCTTACTCAGCGAGATTCTTGCTAATAGGAATTTATCGCCCATGGAGCTCAAAGCGATCATCAAGCGCATGCCACGCAAGTATCGTGCTCGCTTAGTGAACTCTGAACCGGAGGAGAAATACACTCCAGCATGTTCCGTTATCCTTGATGACGATCCGAAGCTCCTGCAGGTGCTACTTGACGTCGGTCTCGACATTGAGCGCGAGTGGCATGGGAAGGGAACACCATTGATGTTTGCTGCTAGCATCGGAGCCTTCAAATgcttcaagctccttgtCCGTCACGGTGCAAGGCTGGCATACCTCACAACCGGAAGACGAGGTGAAGTCATTGCGAGATCTGTCACCGAAGCAGCAAAGCTCTACCCCCGCCTACTTCAATGGGCCTTGATCGATCGTCACTACGAGACAAAGTGTCTCACACAAGCAGCACACAACGGACCTTTTGTCCCTATAAAACCATGGTCTGGCCGACGAAAGGCGGCATACAAAGTATCAGGCTGCGGTGATGAGATCCCCGAGCTGCCAACAGAGTCTACGATGGACTTGCTCACCCGAGTtgcgaggatgaagaggggTATGAGAGGGAGAGTATTGCCTGTCCTCCTTTGTGATTTTGTGCCGGGATTTGCGCAGTTTTAG
- a CDS encoding potassium/sodium efflux P-type ATPase, fungal-type — translation MGETESKSANGAIHATSTSDSSTVATGQDDQPPIAEPPDLLAIEKPILPHTLSAHRVARDLKSDVDDGLSSEEAAARLARDGPNSIKGAKGISLYEIFIQQIANALTVVLIAVTALSFAISDYIEGGVVAAVIVLNIVVGLIQDYRAEQTIQSLYALSTPKCKVIRDGQSETVKAETLVKGDIVSLATGDVVPADLRLVQGINVSTDEALLTGESIAISKKPDAVFTDPDMPMGDRVNLAYSGSSVTRGRATGIVIATGMETEVGQIAELLRKNKNDDTERTPVGRAVWKFYQFCRRILGLEGTPLQVTLSKFALLLFAFAILLVIIVFSASLWEITDEVLLYGICVGVAVIPESLLAVLTVTMAVATKAMVRGNVIVRQMPSLEAVGGVTNICSDKTGTLTQGRMITRKVWLRGDLAGTVEGTANPYDPYSGTVKWSADLAGSYLNTFLKVLTLCNNATVSDGKKEPETDSSSIITSEDAEWKAVGEPTEIALKVFAMRFGRSVSGGDTLVAEHPFDSSCKLMSVVYGNEVEKTRHVYTKGAVEVLLTKLTETEEFKKEILAKAEELASQGLRVLCIATKPMNGDVQDCHDRSKVESELQFVGLAGLYDPPRPETAGAVEQCRAAGVTVHMVTGDHIKTATAIAYEVGILNKNIPIKSNIVMAAADFGALSDAEIDCLDELPVVLARCSPLTKVRMIEALHRRKAFCIMTGDGVNDSPALKQADVGIAMGDRGSDVAKEAADMVLTDDNFASIVTGIQEGRRLADNIQKFLLHLLTSNLAQVILLLIGLAFKDEHGNAVFPLSPLEILWANLVTSSPLALGLGLEEASPDILRRPPRSLRSGVFTLDLVRDQLVYGLCSGSLCLCAFMLVNYASSGQGYYLMAEGCNESGHDACDLVYRARATTFSTLAFLLLVTAWEVKHFHRSLFNMDERATGPFSVFKTIYHNKFLFWSVVAGFVMIFPIVYIPYLNTEVFKHKGLSWEWGVVAGCVVVYIGLIEMWKACKRRFKLGLDSHPVTQGQAQV, via the exons ATGGGAGAAACCGAATCCAAATCCGCGAATGGTGCAATTCACGCCACTTCCACGTCGGACTCCTCGACCGTCGCAACCGGTCAGGACGACCAGCCTCCTATAGCGGAACCCCCAGACCTACTAGCCATAGAGAAGCCGATTCTTCCCCATACGCTCTCCGCTCATCGCGTCGCTAGAGACCTCAAGTCCGACGTCGACGATGGTTTGAGTAGCGAAGAGGCTGCTGCCCGCCTTGCGCGGGACGGCCCTAATTCTATCAAAGGCGCCAAGGGTATCTCTCTGTACGAGATCTTCATACAGCAGATTGCCAATGCCCTGACTGTCGTCCTCATCGCCGTGACCGCTCTGTCCTTTGCTATCTCGGACTATATTGAGGGTGGCGTCGTGGCCGCCGTCATTGTCCTCAACATCGTTGTCGG ATTGATCCAGGACTACCGCGCTGAGCAGACCATCCAGTCGCTCTATGCTCTGTCCACTCCTAAATGCAAGGTCATCCGAGATGGTCAGAGTGAAACTGTCAAGGCCGAAACCCTCGTCAAGGGAGACATAGTCTCTCTCGCAACTGGCGATGTTGTTCCTGCCGATCTGCGCCTGGTTCAAGGTATCAACGTCTCTACCGACGAGGCACTTCTCACTGGCGAATCTATCGCCATTAGCAAGAAGCCAGATGCCGTATTCACTGACCCCGATATGCCCATGGGTGATCGTGTTAACCTGGCCTATTCCGGAAGCTCTGTCACTAGAGGTCGAGCCACCGGTATTGTCATTGCTACTGGTATGGAAACAGAGGTCGGCCAAATCGCCGAACTCCTGCGCAAGAATAAGAACGACGACACCGAAAGGACTCCCGTCGGTCGCGCAGTTTGGAAGTTCTACCAGTTCTGTCGCAGAATTCTTGGCCTCGAGGGAACCCCTCTCCAGGTCACCCTCAGCAAGTTCGCCCTGTTGCTTTTCGCCTTCGCCATTCTCCttgtcatcatcgtcttTTCCGCCAGTCTGTGGGAAATCAccgatgaagttcttctcTACGGTATCTGCGTCGGTGTGGCAGTTATCCCCGAGTCTCTCCTTGCCGTTTTGACAGTTACAATGGCCGTTGCCACTAAAGCAATGGTTCGCGGTAATGTCATCGTTCGTCAGATGCCATCCCTTGAAGCCGTTGGCGGTGTTACCAACATCTGCTCGGACAAGACTGGTACCCTGACTCAAGGGCGAATGATTACCCGAAAGGTTTGGCTCCGTGGCGATCTCGCCGGAACTGTTGAGGGCACCGCCAACCCCTACGACCCCTACAGCGGAACTGTCAAGTGGTCTGCTGACTTGGCTGGAAGCTACCTGAACACTTTCCTCAAGGTTCTTACTCTTTGCAACAACGCCACAGTCAGTGACGGCAAGAAAGAGCCTGAGACGGACTCTagcagcatcatcacttcCGAGGATGCTGAGTGGAAGGCCGTTGGTGAACCTACTGAGATTGCTCTGAAGGTTTTCGCCATGAGATTTGGCCGTAGTGTTTCCGGGGGTGACACCCTGGTGGCCGAACATCCTTTCGATTCTTCCTGCAAGCTCATGAGCGTTGTCTACGGTAATGAGGTCGAAAAGACTCGACACGTCTATACAAAGGGTGCTGTGGAGGTCctcctcaccaagctcacTGAGACtgaagagttcaagaaggaAATCCTAGCTAAAGCTGAAGAACTCGCCAGCCAAGGTTTGCGAGTGCTCTGTATCGCAACCAAGCCTATGAATGGCGACGTTCAGGATTGCCATGATCGTTCCAAGGTTGAGAGTGAGCTTCAGTTTGTCGGTCTTGCTGGTCTCTATGACCCCCCTCGCCCTGAGACTGCTGGCGCTGTTGAACAATGCCGCGCCGCCGGTGTTACTGTTCACATGGTTACTGGTGACCACATCAAGACTGCCACAGCCATTGCTTACGAGGTCGGtattctcaacaagaacatCCCCATCAAGTCCAACATCGTCATGGCAGCTGCCGACTTTGGCGCCCTTAGCGATGCTGAGATTGACTGCCTGGACGAACTCCCCGTGGTTCTCGCTCGCTGTAGCCCTCTGACCAAGGTTCGCATGATCGAAGCCCTCCATCGCCGCAAGGCATTCTGCATCATgactggtgatggtgtcaaCGATTCGCCTGCCCTCAAGCAAGCTGATGTCGGTATTGCCATGGGAGACCGTGGTAGCGACGTCGCCAAAGAGGCGGCTGACATGGTTCTCACTGATGACAACTTTGCCTCGATCGTTACCGGTATCCAGGAAGGTCGACGACTTGCTGACAATATTCAGAAG TTCCTTCTACATCTTCTGACATCCAATTTGGCACAAGTCATTCTCCTTCTTATTGGTCTTGCCTTCAAGGATGAGCATGGAAACGCCGTCTTCCCCTTGTCCCCCTTGGAAATTCTTTGGGCCAACCTGGTTACCTCATCGCCTCTAGCTCTGGGCCTTGGTCTCGAGGAAGCCTCTCCTGATATCCTTCGCCGACCTCCCCGCAGCTTGCGCAGCGGTGTGTTTACCCTTGACCTCGTTCGCGATCAGCTTGTCTATGGACTCTGCTCAGGCTCCCTCTGCCTGTGTGCTTTCATGCTTGTCAACTATGCTTCATCTGGCCAAGGTTACTACCTAATGGCGGAAGGCTGCAACGAGAGCGGACATGATGCCTGTGATCTTGTTTACCGCGCTCGTGCCACGACCTTCTCCACCTTGGCTTTCCTGTTGCTCGTCACAGCATGGGAGGTGAAGCACTTCCATCGCAGTCTCTTCAACATGGACGAGCGTGCCACTGGACCCTTCTCTGTGTTCAAGACCATCTACCACAACAAGTTCCTCTTCTGGTCCGTTGTTGCTGGCTTTGTAATGATCTTCCCTATCGTGTATATTCCTTACCTCAACACCGAGGTGTTCAAGCACAAAGGTCTTTCATGGGAGTGGGGTGTCGTCGCTGGTTGTGTTGTTGTATATATCGGCCTCATTGAGATGTGGAAGGCTTGCAAGAGACGGTTCAAGCTGGGTCTTGACTCGCACCCAGTCACCCAGGGCCAGGCTCAAGTCTAA
- a CDS encoding potassium/sodium efflux P-type ATPase, fungal-type, producing the protein MPMGDRVNLAYSGSSVTRGRATGIVIATGMETEVGQIAELLRKNKNDDTERTPVGRAVWKFYQFCRRILGLEGTPLQVTLSKFALLLFAFAILLVIIVFSASLWEITDEVLLYGICVGVAVIPESLLAVLTVTMAVATKAMVRGNVIVRQMPSLEAVGGVTNICSDKTGTLTQGRMITRKVWLRGDLAGTVEGTANPYDPYSGTVKWSADLAGSYLNTFLKVLTLCNNATVSDGKKEPETDSSSIITSEDAEWKAVGEPTEIALKVFAMRFGRSVSGGDTLVAEHPFDSSCKLMSVVYGNEVEKTRHVYTKGAVEVLLTKLTETEEFKKEILAKAEELASQGLRVLCIATKPMNGDVQDCHDRSKVESELQFVGLAGLYDPPRPETAGAVEQCRAAGVTVHMVTGDHIKTATAIAYEVGILNKNIPIKSNIVMAAADFGALSDAEIDCLDELPVVLARCSPLTKVRMIEALHRRKAFCIMTGDGVNDSPALKQADVGIAMGDRGSDVAKEAADMVLTDDNFASIVTGIQEGRRLADNIQKFLLHLLTSNLAQVILLLIGLAFKDEHGNAVFPLSPLEILWANLVTSSPLALGLGLEEASPDILRRPPRSLRSGVFTLDLVRDQLVYGLCSGSLCLCAFMLVNYASSGQGYYLMAEGCNESGHDACDLVYRARATTFSTLAFLLLVTAWEVKHFHRSLFNMDERATGPFSVFKTIYHNKFLFWSVVAGFVMIFPIVYIPYLNTEVFKHKGLSWEWGVVAGCVVVYIGLIEMWKACKRRFKLGLDSHPVTQGQAQV; encoded by the exons ATGCCCATGGGTGATCGTGTTAACCTGGCCTATTCCGGAAGCTCTGTCACTAGAGGTCGAGCCACCGGTATTGTCATTGCTACTGGTATGGAAACAGAGGTCGGCCAAATCGCCGAACTCCTGCGCAAGAATAAGAACGACGACACCGAAAGGACTCCCGTCGGTCGCGCAGTTTGGAAGTTCTACCAGTTCTGTCGCAGAATTCTTGGCCTCGAGGGAACCCCTCTCCAGGTCACCCTCAGCAAGTTCGCCCTGTTGCTTTTCGCCTTCGCCATTCTCCttgtcatcatcgtcttTTCCGCCAGTCTGTGGGAAATCAccgatgaagttcttctcTACGGTATCTGCGTCGGTGTGGCAGTTATCCCCGAGTCTCTCCTTGCCGTTTTGACAGTTACAATGGCCGTTGCCACTAAAGCAATGGTTCGCGGTAATGTCATCGTTCGTCAGATGCCATCCCTTGAAGCCGTTGGCGGTGTTACCAACATCTGCTCGGACAAGACTGGTACCCTGACTCAAGGGCGAATGATTACCCGAAAGGTTTGGCTCCGTGGCGATCTCGCCGGAACTGTTGAGGGCACCGCCAACCCCTACGACCCCTACAGCGGAACTGTCAAGTGGTCTGCTGACTTGGCTGGAAGCTACCTGAACACTTTCCTCAAGGTTCTTACTCTTTGCAACAACGCCACAGTCAGTGACGGCAAGAAAGAGCCTGAGACGGACTCTagcagcatcatcacttcCGAGGATGCTGAGTGGAAGGCCGTTGGTGAACCTACTGAGATTGCTCTGAAGGTTTTCGCCATGAGATTTGGCCGTAGTGTTTCCGGGGGTGACACCCTGGTGGCCGAACATCCTTTCGATTCTTCCTGCAAGCTCATGAGCGTTGTCTACGGTAATGAGGTCGAAAAGACTCGACACGTCTATACAAAGGGTGCTGTGGAGGTCctcctcaccaagctcacTGAGACtgaagagttcaagaaggaAATCCTAGCTAAAGCTGAAGAACTCGCCAGCCAAGGTTTGCGAGTGCTCTGTATCGCAACCAAGCCTATGAATGGCGACGTTCAGGATTGCCATGATCGTTCCAAGGTTGAGAGTGAGCTTCAGTTTGTCGGTCTTGCTGGTCTCTATGACCCCCCTCGCCCTGAGACTGCTGGCGCTGTTGAACAATGCCGCGCCGCCGGTGTTACTGTTCACATGGTTACTGGTGACCACATCAAGACTGCCACAGCCATTGCTTACGAGGTCGGtattctcaacaagaacatCCCCATCAAGTCCAACATCGTCATGGCAGCTGCCGACTTTGGCGCCCTTAGCGATGCTGAGATTGACTGCCTGGACGAACTCCCCGTGGTTCTCGCTCGCTGTAGCCCTCTGACCAAGGTTCGCATGATCGAAGCCCTCCATCGCCGCAAGGCATTCTGCATCATgactggtgatggtgtcaaCGATTCGCCTGCCCTCAAGCAAGCTGATGTCGGTATTGCCATGGGAGACCGTGGTAGCGACGTCGCCAAAGAGGCGGCTGACATGGTTCTCACTGATGACAACTTTGCCTCGATCGTTACCGGTATCCAGGAAGGTCGACGACTTGCTGACAATATTCAGAAG TTCCTTCTACATCTTCTGACATCCAATTTGGCACAAGTCATTCTCCTTCTTATTGGTCTTGCCTTCAAGGATGAGCATGGAAACGCCGTCTTCCCCTTGTCCCCCTTGGAAATTCTTTGGGCCAACCTGGTTACCTCATCGCCTCTAGCTCTGGGCCTTGGTCTCGAGGAAGCCTCTCCTGATATCCTTCGCCGACCTCCCCGCAGCTTGCGCAGCGGTGTGTTTACCCTTGACCTCGTTCGCGATCAGCTTGTCTATGGACTCTGCTCAGGCTCCCTCTGCCTGTGTGCTTTCATGCTTGTCAACTATGCTTCATCTGGCCAAGGTTACTACCTAATGGCGGAAGGCTGCAACGAGAGCGGACATGATGCCTGTGATCTTGTTTACCGCGCTCGTGCCACGACCTTCTCCACCTTGGCTTTCCTGTTGCTCGTCACAGCATGGGAGGTGAAGCACTTCCATCGCAGTCTCTTCAACATGGACGAGCGTGCCACTGGACCCTTCTCTGTGTTCAAGACCATCTACCACAACAAGTTCCTCTTCTGGTCCGTTGTTGCTGGCTTTGTAATGATCTTCCCTATCGTGTATATTCCTTACCTCAACACCGAGGTGTTCAAGCACAAAGGTCTTTCATGGGAGTGGGGTGTCGTCGCTGGTTGTGTTGTTGTATATATCGGCCTCATTGAGATGTGGAAGGCTTGCAAGAGACGGTTCAAGCTGGGTCTTGACTCGCACCCAGTCACCCAGGGCCAGGCTCAAGTCTAA